The Kitasatospora paranensis genome has a window encoding:
- a CDS encoding YciI family protein, with translation MAQYAILIHARTHAEGAEAVPGAREAHDRHFEDLVQSGVLVAAFALQPAGTATSIRGDVVTDGPFLDAKEVIAGLAVIEAPDLDAALEIARANPATWQGGGVEVRPVEGGFVTDRPGTA, from the coding sequence ATGGCCCAGTACGCGATCCTCATCCACGCGCGGACCCACGCCGAGGGGGCCGAGGCCGTCCCCGGGGCGAGGGAGGCCCACGACCGGCACTTCGAGGACCTGGTGCAGTCCGGTGTCCTGGTGGCGGCGTTCGCGCTGCAGCCGGCCGGGACGGCCACCTCGATCCGCGGCGACGTGGTGACCGACGGCCCGTTCCTCGACGCGAAGGAGGTCATCGCCGGCCTCGCCGTCATCGAGGCGCCCGACCTGGACGCCGCGCTGGAGATCGCCCGGGCCAATCCCGCCACCTGGCAGGGCGGAGGTGTCGAGGTGCGGCCCGTCGAGGGCGGCTTCGTCACGGACCGACCCGGCACGGCATGA